In Caldicellulosiruptor obsidiansis OB47, a single window of DNA contains:
- a CDS encoding rhamnulokinase produces MKSINCIGADFGASNGRIFVGRFDGTVLELCEVHRFENNPVRLGKSLYWDFLYLFNNLKIGIYKAKKQFGTIDSIGVDTWGVDYGLVDKYGNLISNPYHYRDLRTKSAIEEVGNIIPLNQLYNTTGIQFMNFNTIFQLYIDYKTRPEIMKNASSLLFIPDLFAYFLTGEKVNEYTIASTSQLLDAHKRTWSFEIIEKLGFEKDLFNDIIYPGNTLGKLSKEIQEELEIENIPVIAVGSHDTASAVAAAPFSDGKQTVYLSCGTWSLMGVELDSPLINEKTFEKNFTNEGGVENKIRFLKNITGLWIIQQLKSAWSKKFEEVSYNLISELAQKSDVDYAIDPDSQEFLAPVDIISEIKNFCKAHFEKEPQTLGDIAKAAYNGIVKKYQNTVEEIEKLTGLKISAINMVGGGIRDKYFCELTAKFTKRDVVAGPVEATVLGNILMQLIALGEIKNLQEGRELLKKSVQFEYYKGR; encoded by the coding sequence ATGAAAAGTATAAATTGCATCGGTGCTGATTTTGGTGCGTCAAACGGAAGGATTTTTGTTGGCAGGTTTGACGGAACTGTTTTGGAGCTTTGTGAGGTTCACAGGTTCGAAAACAATCCTGTGCGGCTTGGTAAAAGTCTTTATTGGGATTTTCTTTACCTTTTTAACAATCTTAAGATTGGAATCTACAAAGCTAAAAAACAGTTTGGAACAATAGATAGCATAGGAGTTGACACATGGGGTGTTGACTATGGGTTGGTGGACAAGTATGGAAATCTTATTTCAAATCCCTATCATTATCGTGACCTGAGAACAAAATCGGCCATAGAAGAAGTAGGAAACATTATACCACTCAATCAGCTGTATAACACCACTGGTATTCAATTTATGAATTTCAACACCATTTTCCAGCTGTACATAGACTACAAGACAAGACCTGAGATAATGAAAAATGCTTCTTCGCTTTTGTTCATCCCAGATCTTTTTGCTTATTTTTTAACAGGAGAAAAGGTAAACGAATACACTATTGCTTCAACTTCTCAGCTTTTAGATGCCCACAAGAGAACATGGAGTTTTGAGATAATTGAAAAACTTGGGTTTGAAAAAGATTTATTTAATGATATAATTTATCCAGGAAACACTTTAGGAAAACTTTCAAAGGAGATTCAAGAAGAGCTTGAGATAGAAAACATACCTGTTATAGCAGTGGGTAGTCACGACACAGCTTCAGCTGTTGCGGCAGCGCCGTTTTCTGATGGAAAACAAACAGTTTATCTTAGCTGCGGTACATGGTCGTTGATGGGCGTTGAACTTGACAGTCCTTTAATAAACGAGAAAACATTTGAAAAAAACTTTACAAATGAAGGTGGGGTTGAGAACAAAATAAGGTTTTTGAAAAACATCACTGGGCTTTGGATTATTCAACAACTAAAAAGCGCGTGGAGCAAAAAGTTCGAAGAGGTAAGTTATAATCTCATAAGTGAACTTGCACAAAAATCTGACGTTGATTACGCAATCGATCCTGATAGTCAAGAGTTTTTAGCACCTGTGGATATCATTTCGGAGATAAAGAACTTCTGCAAAGCACACTTTGAAAAAGAACCACAGACACTTGGCGACATTGCAAAAGCAGCTTACAATGGAATTGTTAAGAAATACCAAAACACAGTTGAGGAGATAGAAAAGTTAACAGGGCTTAAGATTTCTGCAATAAATATGGTTGGCGGAGGCATTAGAGATAAGTATTTTTGCGAGCTTACAGCAAAGTTTACGAAAAGAGATGTTGTAGCAGGACCTGTTGAGGCAACAGTGCTTGGTAATATTCTCATGCAGCTCATAGCCTTAGGTGAGATTAAGAATTTGCAGGAAGGAAGAGAGCTTCTCAAAAAAAGTGTACAATTTGAATACTACAAAGGGAGGTAA
- the hisC gene encoding histidinol-phosphate transaminase, which translates to MFREVINTISPYIPGKPISEVKRELGLEKVIKLASNENPLGPSENVKKALMQNLDELAIYPDGNCTELKLKLSKKLGVKSSQILLGAGSDEITQFIAAVFINPGDNAIMAKPSFPRYETVTKVMGGVPIELPLKDFTHDLQAFYNNINERTKVIWICNPNNPTGTIVKRKELYDFIKSVPSHIAVVVDQAYKEYIDDPEYPDALEWLNEFENLIVLQTFSKIYGLAALRVGYAIASEDIIEKLNRVRPPFNVNHLAQIAAIFALEDEEHVKKAKELNKKSLEFFYKSFEEMGLPYIKSYGNFVMVDVKKDAVEVFKKLLLKGIIVRPGDIFGMPTYLRVTTGLESDNMGFIMALKEVL; encoded by the coding sequence TTGTTCAGAGAAGTAATTAATACAATTTCTCCCTATATCCCTGGCAAACCTATTTCAGAGGTAAAAAGAGAACTTGGCCTTGAAAAGGTAATAAAACTTGCTTCAAATGAAAATCCTTTGGGACCATCAGAAAATGTGAAAAAAGCTTTGATGCAAAACTTAGATGAGCTTGCTATTTACCCGGATGGAAATTGCACAGAATTAAAACTCAAGCTTTCAAAAAAACTGGGTGTAAAATCATCGCAGATACTTCTGGGAGCAGGTTCTGACGAAATCACACAATTCATTGCTGCTGTATTCATAAATCCAGGTGACAATGCAATAATGGCAAAACCTTCTTTTCCTCGATATGAAACTGTCACAAAAGTGATGGGCGGCGTACCAATTGAACTTCCATTAAAAGATTTTACCCATGATTTGCAAGCTTTCTACAACAATATAAATGAAAGAACAAAGGTAATATGGATTTGCAATCCAAACAATCCAACCGGTACAATTGTTAAAAGAAAGGAGTTATATGACTTTATAAAGTCAGTACCTTCACACATTGCAGTTGTTGTTGACCAGGCTTATAAAGAATACATTGATGACCCAGAATATCCAGACGCTTTAGAGTGGCTCAATGAATTTGAAAACCTCATTGTTCTTCAGACATTTTCAAAGATCTATGGTCTTGCTGCTTTAAGAGTTGGGTATGCGATAGCATCAGAGGATATAATTGAAAAATTAAACAGAGTAAGACCACCTTTTAATGTAAATCACTTGGCACAGATTGCAGCTATTTTCGCTCTTGAGGATGAAGAGCATGTGAAGAAGGCAAAAGAACTAAACAAAAAGTCTCTCGAATTTTTTTATAAAAGCTTTGAAGAGATGGGTCTTCCTTATATAAAATCATATGGAAATTTTGTGATGGTAGATGTAAAGAAGGATGCTGTTGAGGTGTTCAAAAAGCTTCTTTTAAAAGGTATAATTGTAAGACCAGGCGATATATTTGGAATGCCAACATACCTAAGAGTTACAACAGGACTGGAGAGTGATAATATGGGATTCATAATGGCCTTAAAAGAAGTCCTATAA
- a CDS encoding ABC transporter substrate-binding protein, with the protein MSKKLKSFAWFICFVFIFSSLVTLPGIKSDSVKAASSNQPVKTLTFFYGDSNADTHPDLFSTPIGKELTKLTGVKLKIEYLAGQDEATKIGLMLASGDLPDLIHGHQEHGKLIEAGVLVPLDDYIQKYGKYCKQIYSAKDLKRLRQKDGKIYFLSPYRNEITPDIKPDGFWLPIDLLEKAKWPKVRYWEDYQQLIRDYVKKNPTIDGKPTIGFTFITESWRFFTLENPPSYLMGYQNDGDVIVDPKTYTAKVYSTMPESKRYYKDLNKMWKEGLIDKEVFVQNYDTYLSKIAQGRVVGFYDQWWQFGYDAEASLKNAKKYNRMHVSFPVVYKGVQRAKYLVIQPIGARDGISITKKCKDPVTAFKFLDTLCSLEAQKLMYWGIKGVDYSVDKNGKMYLTDKQKAQREDPAYRKKQGLGYWWVFPHAALKLQDGNYREPGFDPEYVYKNFSPAEKKVLDAYKAKYFMQPPFTDPPVETPYGFAWDINIPADKTQVTLAQQKMSEVRRKYLPQLVMAKSDADFERIWNEFVKAFEKTNYKVYEQFKTEMIRWRVKNWN; encoded by the coding sequence ATGTCAAAAAAATTAAAATCATTTGCGTGGTTTATCTGTTTTGTGTTTATTTTTTCAAGTCTTGTTACATTGCCAGGTATAAAATCTGATTCTGTGAAAGCGGCTTCAAGCAATCAACCAGTAAAAACCCTGACTTTCTTCTATGGAGACTCTAATGCGGATACTCATCCAGATCTATTCAGCACACCTATTGGCAAAGAGCTTACAAAACTTACAGGTGTAAAGCTTAAAATTGAGTACTTAGCAGGGCAGGATGAGGCAACAAAGATTGGTCTTATGCTTGCATCCGGTGATCTGCCTGATTTGATTCATGGCCATCAAGAGCATGGGAAGTTGATTGAAGCAGGTGTTTTGGTACCCCTGGATGATTATATCCAAAAATATGGAAAATATTGCAAACAAATCTACAGCGCAAAGGATTTAAAAAGACTAAGACAGAAGGATGGAAAGATTTATTTCTTATCTCCATACAGAAATGAAATAACACCTGATATAAAACCTGATGGATTCTGGCTGCCGATTGATCTTCTTGAGAAAGCAAAGTGGCCAAAGGTAAGATATTGGGAGGATTATCAACAGCTAATTAGGGATTATGTAAAGAAAAATCCAACTATAGATGGAAAACCAACAATAGGATTTACATTTATAACAGAAAGCTGGAGATTCTTTACTTTAGAAAACCCACCTTCATATCTCATGGGATATCAAAATGATGGTGATGTTATTGTTGATCCGAAGACTTACACTGCAAAAGTTTATTCTACAATGCCTGAATCGAAAAGATATTATAAAGATTTGAATAAAATGTGGAAAGAAGGGCTTATTGACAAAGAAGTGTTCGTTCAAAACTATGACACATATCTTTCCAAGATTGCTCAGGGTAGAGTTGTAGGATTCTACGACCAGTGGTGGCAATTTGGATATGATGCAGAAGCTTCATTAAAGAATGCAAAGAAATACAATAGAATGCATGTGTCTTTCCCAGTTGTCTACAAAGGTGTGCAAAGAGCAAAATATCTTGTTATTCAGCCAATCGGTGCAAGAGATGGTATCAGTATAACAAAGAAATGTAAAGATCCTGTTACTGCATTTAAATTCCTTGATACTCTGTGTTCTTTAGAAGCTCAAAAACTCATGTACTGGGGAATAAAAGGTGTTGACTACAGTGTAGATAAAAATGGAAAGATGTATTTAACAGATAAGCAAAAAGCTCAAAGAGAAGATCCAGCTTATAGAAAGAAACAAGGACTTGGATACTGGTGGGTATTCCCACATGCAGCTTTAAAGTTGCAGGATGGAAACTACAGAGAACCTGGATTTGATCCAGAGTATGTATACAAGAACTTCTCACCTGCCGAAAAGAAGGTTCTTGATGCTTACAAAGCAAAATACTTTATGCAACCTCCATTTACAGACCCACCAGTTGAGACACCTTATGGTTTTGCTTGGGATATAAACATTCCTGCTGATAAAACACAAGTAACATTGGCGCAGCAGAAGATGAGCGAGGTAAGAAGAAAGTATCTACCACAGCTTGTAATGGCAAAGAGTGATGCTGATTTTGAAAGAATATGGAACGAGTTTGTCAAAGCGTTTGAAAAAACAAATTACAAAGTATATGAGCAGTTCAAGACAGAAATGATTCGATGGAGAGTAAAGAATTGGAACTAA
- a CDS encoding uroporphyrinogen decarboxylase family protein: MDLSKFDVKKFWEENDFCRFNFDKKTRIPIHFWLDDHFLFELVGSFSTVDYYSDKSYRLQIHKKANDILERELGRRFYSEEELDPPEPTRFEVVMGSKVVISEGGTPWLEAAIESLDEVKNFIEKMEKIDIKKVITPELLKAKEDYEKATGKKLRWGHMTRGPATIATSLLGTTNLCMLLMDEPDLMDEFFEILKEKLVEYIKTLRSYCEVEYNGIAINDDNCFLFSPKLYERYCAPILDSLFKNFAPRKEDTRYQHSDSNMQHLIPILNELGVNSVNFGPEIHPATIRKLMPHALIYGQMPPFVLRNGSAEKIIEYVKRDMQVLKEDGNFIETPAGSVASGTPLENIKIYMWAVQEFGKI; the protein is encoded by the coding sequence TTGGACTTATCTAAATTTGATGTAAAAAAATTCTGGGAAGAAAATGATTTTTGTCGGTTTAATTTTGACAAAAAAACAAGGATTCCTATACACTTTTGGCTTGACGACCATTTTTTGTTTGAGCTGGTTGGTTCTTTTTCAACAGTTGATTATTACTCTGACAAATCATACAGGCTTCAGATTCATAAAAAAGCTAATGATATTTTAGAAAGAGAGCTTGGCAGAAGATTTTATTCAGAAGAAGAACTTGACCCGCCAGAGCCAACAAGGTTTGAGGTTGTGATGGGTTCAAAGGTTGTGATATCAGAAGGTGGAACGCCTTGGCTTGAGGCGGCAATTGAAAGTTTAGATGAGGTGAAAAATTTTATAGAAAAGATGGAGAAGATTGACATAAAAAAGGTTATTACACCTGAACTTTTGAAGGCAAAAGAAGATTACGAAAAGGCGACAGGCAAGAAACTAAGATGGGGGCATATGACAAGAGGACCTGCTACAATTGCAACAAGTTTATTAGGGACAACAAATCTTTGTATGCTATTAATGGATGAACCAGACTTAATGGACGAATTTTTTGAGATATTAAAAGAAAAACTTGTAGAATATATAAAAACTTTGAGAAGTTATTGTGAAGTTGAATATAATGGAATTGCAATTAATGACGATAACTGCTTTTTGTTTTCGCCCAAGCTTTATGAAAGATACTGTGCACCTATTTTGGATAGTTTGTTTAAAAACTTCGCACCAAGAAAAGAAGATACGCGTTATCAACATTCAGATAGCAATATGCAGCACCTAATTCCTATTTTAAATGAACTTGGAGTGAACAGCGTTAATTTTGGGCCTGAAATTCACCCTGCCACTATAAGAAAGCTTATGCCCCATGCATTGATTTATGGACAGATGCCACCGTTTGTGTTGAGAAACGGGAGCGCAGAGAAGATTATTGAATATGTAAAAAGGGACATGCAAGTTTTAAAAGAGGATGGAAACTTTATTGAGACACCTGCAGGTTCAGTTGCTTCGGGTACTCCTCTTGAAAATATCAAAATATACATGTGGGCTGTTCAAGAATTTGGGAAAATATAG
- the aroA gene encoding 3-phosphoshikimate 1-carboxyvinyltransferase — MNVKIDGRRKINSNVIVPPDKSISHRSIMIGSLAKGVTEIENFLFSDDCLATINCLKNLGADIEIRNDKIIVKGNDFNLSAPKQILDCQNSGTTTRLLLGILSTQEFESILTGDSSLKKRPMKRVTVPLSQMGAKFEFLEKEDFLPIKVKGSKKLKPIEYTLPISSAQVKSALIFASLKAEGKSVIKESPKSRDHTELMLKHAGANIKSWEENGIYIVEILPSQLSSIKIKIPSDISSAAFFIVLALICDNSSVVIENCILNPTRTGIIDVLKQMGAEIRIENVENRNGEFVGKIVAKSSNLKGVKVDKNDIPRIIDEIPILAVAAAFAEGKTTIDNASELRVKESDRIKTTAQMLRSFGAECHELENGLEIIGSKEKLKSAIVNSYKDHRIAMAASIMACAVEGESTILDADCASISFPNFYDILFSSTKKI; from the coding sequence ATGAATGTTAAAATAGATGGAAGAAGAAAAATAAACTCAAATGTAATTGTCCCTCCTGATAAGTCAATATCACATAGAAGTATCATGATTGGAAGTCTGGCAAAAGGTGTAACAGAAATAGAAAATTTTCTCTTTTCTGATGATTGTTTAGCAACTATAAACTGTCTTAAAAATCTTGGCGCTGACATAGAAATTCGAAATGACAAAATAATTGTCAAAGGAAATGACTTTAATCTCTCTGCTCCAAAACAGATACTGGACTGTCAAAATTCAGGAACAACCACAAGACTTCTTCTTGGGATTTTGTCCACCCAGGAATTTGAATCTATTTTAACAGGTGACAGCTCCCTTAAAAAAAGACCAATGAAAAGAGTCACAGTACCTCTTTCTCAGATGGGGGCTAAGTTTGAGTTTTTAGAAAAAGAAGATTTCCTGCCTATTAAGGTAAAAGGCAGTAAAAAATTAAAACCGATTGAATATACCTTACCCATTTCAAGTGCCCAGGTAAAATCTGCATTGATTTTTGCGTCTTTAAAAGCAGAAGGCAAAAGCGTCATAAAAGAAAGTCCTAAATCAAGAGACCACACAGAACTGATGTTAAAGCATGCAGGAGCAAATATAAAAAGCTGGGAAGAAAATGGGATATATATAGTGGAGATACTCCCAAGTCAGCTTTCCAGCATAAAGATAAAAATTCCTTCTGACATATCATCTGCAGCATTTTTTATTGTTCTTGCACTAATATGTGATAATAGCTCTGTGGTAATTGAAAACTGCATTTTAAACCCAACAAGAACAGGTATAATTGATGTTCTAAAACAGATGGGTGCTGAGATTAGAATTGAAAATGTAGAAAATAGAAATGGAGAGTTTGTGGGAAAAATAGTCGCAAAAAGCAGCAACTTAAAAGGTGTAAAAGTTGACAAAAACGATATTCCCCGCATCATAGACGAAATACCTATTTTGGCAGTTGCAGCAGCATTTGCCGAAGGTAAAACTACAATCGATAATGCTTCAGAGCTAAGGGTAAAAGAGAGCGATAGAATAAAAACAACAGCTCAGATGCTTAGAAGTTTTGGTGCTGAGTGCCATGAACTTGAAAACGGACTTGAGATAATAGGCTCAAAGGAAAAACTTAAAAGTGCAATTGTAAATTCATATAAAGACCACAGAATAGCAATGGCTGCATCTATCATGGCGTGTGCAGTCGAGGGCGAGAGTACCATTTTGGATGCAGACTGTGCATCAATCTCTTTCCCGAACTTTTACGACATTCTTTTTTCGTCAACAAAAAAGATATAA
- the aroF gene encoding 3-deoxy-7-phosphoheptulonate synthase, giving the protein MIIVMKKDCKESDIEEVVKLITSLGLRPHISQGVERTVIGVIGDERILSDVPVELLPGVDRIIPILESYKLASRTFKPEPTVIKIKDVEIGGDSLTLIGGPCAIESYEQMFEVAEKIKRSGAKILRGGAYKPRTSPYSFQGLEEEGLKILKEAAQKYDLLVITEVISESAVDRAYDYVDIFQIGARNMQNFNLLKYVGRQDKPVLLKRGLAATIEEWLNAAEYILSEGNPNVILCERGIRTFETATRNTLDISAIPVVKEKSHLPIIVDPSHAAGKAKYVPALSKAAIAAGADGLMIEVHPNPQKALSDGPQSITPEEFDKLVKDISLIAKSIGKSV; this is encoded by the coding sequence ATGATTATTGTAATGAAAAAGGACTGTAAAGAGTCAGATATTGAAGAGGTTGTAAAGCTCATCACATCACTGGGTCTTAGACCCCACATTTCACAGGGCGTTGAAAGAACTGTGATTGGTGTTATTGGCGATGAGAGAATTCTATCTGATGTCCCTGTTGAGCTTTTACCAGGTGTTGACAGAATAATACCAATCCTTGAGAGCTACAAACTCGCAAGCAGAACCTTCAAACCCGAACCTACAGTTATAAAAATCAAAGATGTAGAAATTGGCGGAGATTCACTGACGCTCATTGGTGGTCCTTGTGCAATTGAAAGTTATGAGCAGATGTTTGAAGTTGCAGAAAAGATTAAAAGAAGTGGTGCTAAAATCCTGCGTGGCGGAGCTTATAAGCCAAGAACATCTCCATATTCTTTCCAGGGTCTTGAAGAAGAAGGATTGAAAATCTTAAAAGAAGCTGCACAAAAGTACGACCTTTTAGTTATAACAGAGGTAATAAGCGAAAGTGCTGTTGACAGAGCGTATGACTATGTAGATATTTTCCAAATTGGTGCAAGAAATATGCAAAATTTTAATTTGTTAAAGTATGTAGGAAGACAAGACAAACCAGTTCTTCTCAAAAGAGGTTTGGCAGCAACAATTGAAGAGTGGCTGAATGCTGCTGAATACATCTTGAGCGAAGGAAATCCAAATGTTATTTTGTGTGAAAGAGGAATAAGGACATTTGAGACAGCAACAAGAAATACTTTAGACATTTCAGCAATCCCTGTTGTAAAAGAAAAAAGCCATCTTCCAATAATAGTTGACCCGAGCCATGCAGCAGGGAAAGCAAAGTATGTTCCAGCACTTTCAAAAGCGGCAATTGCAGCTGGAGCTGATGGGCTTATGATTGAGGTTCATCCAAACCCGCAAAAAGCTCTATCTGATGGACCTCAGTCAATCACACCAGAGGAATTTGATAAACTTGTAAAAGATATATCTTTAATAGCAAAATCAATTGGAAAGAGTGTATAG
- a CDS encoding DeoR/GlpR family DNA-binding transcription regulator, whose product MLAIERRQKIMAMLNENKSVLVPELAKLFNVTEETIRRDLEKLEKEGLLKRTYGGAVLVENYNVDIPFEFRNVTNIEGKKQIALSLIKYIEDGDTLVMDSSTSALQVAKLLKTKKKITVITNSEQIINELKVFEDTIKVISTGGTLRNKSLSLVGPIAEQTLRSLNANKAIISCKGFDIEKGFTESNELEAQVKKLMIEIADKVYMIADHTKMNKTALVNIATLDDVDFIFTDKILPPSQENAIKEKNVEIVYC is encoded by the coding sequence GTGCTTGCGATTGAACGAAGACAAAAGATTATGGCAATGTTGAACGAAAACAAGAGTGTGCTTGTTCCGGAGCTTGCAAAACTTTTCAATGTTACAGAAGAGACAATAAGGCGTGACCTTGAAAAGCTTGAAAAAGAAGGCCTTTTGAAAAGGACATATGGCGGGGCAGTATTGGTTGAGAACTACAATGTTGATATTCCTTTTGAGTTTAGAAATGTCACAAATATTGAGGGTAAAAAGCAGATAGCACTGAGTTTGATAAAGTACATTGAAGATGGCGATACTCTTGTGATGGACTCGAGCACATCTGCGCTTCAGGTTGCAAAGCTTTTAAAAACAAAAAAGAAAATAACTGTCATTACAAACTCAGAGCAGATAATCAATGAGCTGAAAGTTTTTGAAGACACAATAAAGGTTATTTCAACTGGTGGAACGCTTAGAAACAAGTCTTTGTCACTTGTTGGACCAATAGCTGAGCAGACTTTGCGGTCTTTAAATGCAAACAAAGCAATAATATCATGTAAAGGTTTTGATATTGAAAAAGGATTTACAGAGTCAAACGAGCTTGAAGCTCAGGTCAAAAAGCTCATGATTGAAATAGCAGACAAGGTTTACATGATAGCTGACCACACAAAGATGAACAAGACAGCCTTGGTGAACATTGCAACACTTGACGATGTTGATTTTATCTTCACAGACAAGATCCTTCCGCCAAGTCAAGAAAATGCAATAAAGGAGAAAAATGTAGAGATTGTATATTGTTAA
- a CDS encoding prephenate dehydrogenase: MVRERILIAGLGLIGGSLAKAFNKCGYEIHAYDINKSAVEKAICEGIVKENIENLDETEDEYAFTFICVPVLESIPILSKLSSKIKNGIITDVGSTKTQICKYSIEHKITNFIGGHPMAGTEKIGYEYSFDTLFNGAYYFITPTGINRKEDIEKLKNLLQSIGCKVEEIDFELHDKITGVISHLPHVVSAGLVNMLNSSEIYCKFAGGGFKDITRISSSSPKMWADISISNKNTLLELIEAYIELLKNFKLSLQNQNYNEIYSYFEKAKLIRDKIVSDGK; this comes from the coding sequence ATGGTGAGAGAAAGGATACTCATAGCAGGCCTTGGTCTTATTGGTGGTTCACTCGCAAAAGCGTTTAATAAATGCGGGTATGAAATCCATGCTTATGATATAAACAAAAGCGCAGTTGAAAAGGCTATTTGTGAAGGCATTGTAAAAGAGAATATTGAAAATTTAGATGAAACAGAAGATGAGTATGCCTTTACTTTTATATGTGTCCCTGTATTAGAAAGCATACCTATTCTTAGCAAATTATCATCAAAAATTAAAAATGGAATTATAACAGATGTTGGAAGTACAAAAACTCAGATTTGCAAGTATTCCATCGAACATAAAATTACCAATTTCATCGGTGGACATCCCATGGCAGGCACTGAAAAGATAGGCTATGAATATTCATTTGATACACTCTTTAATGGTGCATACTACTTCATAACCCCAACTGGGATCAATAGAAAAGAGGATATTGAAAAGCTTAAGAATCTATTACAATCAATTGGATGCAAGGTCGAGGAGATTGACTTTGAACTTCATGACAAAATAACAGGTGTTATTTCACACCTTCCTCATGTTGTGTCTGCAGGACTTGTGAATATGTTAAATAGCAGTGAGATATATTGCAAATTTGCTGGAGGAGGGTTTAAAGATATAACCCGTATCTCCTCCTCCAGTCCAAAAATGTGGGCAGATATATCAATCTCCAACAAGAACACATTGCTTGAACTTATTGAGGCTTACATTGAACTTCTGAAAAATTTCAAACTAAGTTTGCAAAACCAAAACTATAATGAAATTTACTCCTATTTTGAAAAAGCAAAATTAATTAGGGATAAGATTGTGAGTGATGGAAAATGA